TACGCAGTAATATAATGATTGGAGCAAATAATAGAGTAGATAAAAATGTAGACAGTATTATGGGAAGTAAATATGGTTATCTTAGATTAATAGGTAATCTTTCTCAATCAGACGATTATTATGATGGCAATAAACATAGAGTACATTCTGCATGGTATAAATGGAATACTGATGCAATTTTGTCGTTAAATTTAAGCGAAGGCACACATTTAGAGATTAGTTTAGGGCAAGGTAATGGTAATGCAAATTACGCTGTTCGATCTATGGATGGATTATGTTTTGCTAGAGAAAGTTATGGAATGAAAATAGAAATTACAGATATGATTAAAAAATTAGATAAAATTGAGTTGCAAGCTTGGCATAATTATGTAAGCCATATTATGGCTGATACTATACCTCGTGTTACAGGATTATCTTTTAAAAAGTGTTGTGGTTTTAACAATGATACTGAAAACAATGTTGATCGATTAATATGGGGTGCTCGGGGTATTGCAACAACTCAATGGGATAATATTAAGTGTTATAGTGGAGCAGATGTACAAGTTAATAAACATAGAGAACATGTAAAATCTAGTTTTAACTGGGAAAAAGATATTGTTTCTCAAGATATTGGTATATTTACTGAATTAATTGCGAATTCGTTGTCAAGTAAAAGATTTATTGGAGGTACTCGACTGGAATACAGTGTAGTTAATTTTAATAATTTTTCTAAATATAAACGACATAGTATTACATATCCTGCGGGATTTATACGCTATGAGGATAGTGTTAATCCATTATTATCGTATTATGTTGGTGTAGGAACAAGTTTTCGTTTTCCTGATTATTGGGAATTATTTTCTAATAGATTTAGTCGAAATATTAATAGTAGTAATGTAGAAAATATTTTAGAACTAAAACCTGAGAAGGTCGTGCAGATAGATATAGGAGCGAATCTACAACATCTACAAATAGGTGGATGGATATCATCTTATGCTGGATATGTTAGAGATTTTATTTTATGTAGTTATTATAATGATAATATACCATATGATGGTAGTATTAATTATACAAAAAATATTAATGCTAAGATATGCGGAACTGAAGTAGGATTAAATTATCAATTTAATGATCATTGGCGTTCTGAAAGTAATGTGTCATGGTCTTGGGGTATAAATGTAGATGATAATTGTTCTTTACCTAAAATTCCTCCATTGGAAGGCAAAGTAACATGTCAATGGATAAAGGGATGTTACAGCATCACTGCTTTGTGGAGATTTGCATTTCCACAATTTAATAATTTATTTATTGCTTCAGCTCCTGTTACTGCTAAGAATACGTTATTGCATACGCGCACAAATTATAATAATATTTCTTCAGGATTTGGAGTATTATCTACACATTTAG
This genomic interval from Candidatus Blochmannia sp. SNP contains the following:
- a CDS encoding TonB-dependent receptor domain-containing protein, which produces MKSSTFFYSFKTLICRMLFLICFDLIMIIFNNSQANLNDISIGNKSKDTLMSISDDIQKKTTLYHQVKIHNDIMTIISLKNSPLIFTASPARSLQSLYVTDAADYLKNIAGFTVIRNGGVNNEPVFRGMFGSRIRILMDNGEILGACFSHMDPISAYISPETFDILNVIKGPQTVLWGPVTSGATLQFERYNPRFDKSKIKLRSNIMIGANNRVDKNVDSIMGSKYGYLRLIGNLSQSDDYYDGNKHRVHSAWYKWNTDAILSLNLSEGTHLEISLGQGNGNANYAVRSMDGLCFARESYGMKIEITDMIKKLDKIELQAWHNYVSHIMADTIPRVTGLSFKKCCGFNNDTENNVDRLIWGARGIATTQWDNIKCYSGADVQVNKHREHVKSSFNWEKDIVSQDIGIFTELIANSLSSKRFIGGTRLEYSVVNFNNFSKYKRHSITYPAGFIRYEDSVNPLLSYYVGVGTSFRFPDYWELFSNRFSRNINSSNVENILELKPEKVVQIDIGANLQHLQIGGWISSYAGYVRDFILCSYYNDNIPYDGSINYTKNINAKICGTEVGLNYQFNDHWRSESNVSWSWGINVDDNCSLPKIPPLEGKVTCQWIKGCYSITALWRFAFPQFNNLFIASAPVTAKNTLLHTRTNYNNISSGFGVLSTHLEWTSSQFYKFSIGVDNLLNHNYREYFNLYVHKRIGYPSGTLMYEPGRIWWMKLGVAL